One segment of Nostoc flagelliforme CCNUN1 DNA contains the following:
- a CDS encoding SRPBCC family protein, whose amino-acid sequence MTSTSGDKSSTNQPEASEVERWASLIGGGAMVLMGLRQGSLRGALTALAGGGLVYQGATKQSTIQKAQEAIGLNQPIKVEKTVTINKSAEELYRFWHDFENLPTFMKHLKSVKVYDEKRSHWIANAPLDNTVEWDADILEDRENEFISWASVEGADVDNSGFVRFKKAPGDRGTEVKVVLEYNPPGGALAATVAKLFGEEPEQQIGDELRRFKMLMEAGEIATTEGQPSGRK is encoded by the coding sequence GTGACTTCAACATCAGGGGATAAATCAAGTACAAACCAGCCAGAAGCTAGTGAAGTAGAGCGTTGGGCATCCCTTATCGGTGGCGGTGCGATGGTGCTGATGGGTTTAAGGCAAGGTTCATTGCGAGGAGCGCTGACGGCTTTAGCAGGTGGTGGTTTGGTTTATCAAGGCGCAACCAAGCAAAGCACAATCCAGAAAGCACAGGAAGCAATAGGTCTAAACCAACCCATCAAAGTTGAAAAGACGGTAACTATCAATAAATCGGCAGAAGAATTGTATCGCTTTTGGCACGACTTTGAGAATTTGCCCACATTTATGAAGCATCTCAAATCTGTCAAGGTGTACGACGAAAAACGTTCTCATTGGATTGCCAATGCACCTTTGGATAATACAGTAGAATGGGATGCAGATATTCTCGAAGACCGAGAAAATGAATTTATTTCTTGGGCTTCTGTAGAAGGTGCAGACGTTGATAATTCTGGTTTTGTCCGCTTCAAAAAAGCACCAGGCGATCGCGGCACGGAAGTTAAGGTTGTTTTGGAGTACAATCCCCCCGGTGGAGCATTGGCAGCTACCGTAGCTAAACTTTTTGGTGAAGAACCAGAACAGCAAATTGGTGATGAATTGCGCCGCTTCAAGATGCTAATGGAAGCAGGCGAAATTGCCACAACCGAAGGTCAACCCTCTGGACGTAAGTAG
- a CDS encoding zinc-dependent alcohol dehydrogenase yields the protein MKAVCWNGANDVRVQSVPDPTILNPRDAIIKITSTAICGSDLHIYGGYIPTVQQGDIIGHEFMGEVVEVGKGVNNLKIGDRVVVPSTIGCGNCNYCQRDMWSLCDNSNPKGWIQEKLFGNITSAIYGYSHMLGGYAGAQAEYIRVPFADVGVVKVPPDLPDEMLLFISDAIPTGYMGAELCDIQPGDTVAVWGCGAVGQFAMISAYMMGAEKVIGIDRFPERLEMAKKFAKAEVINYEEVNAGEALKEMTGGRGPDACIDAVGLEAHGVGLEDFYDQTKQKLRLETDRPHVLREMMVACRKGGTLSIMGVYGGFVDKIPLGAAFNKGLTFRMGQMHGQKYMHSLLQMILDGKLDPSFVVTHQLPLEQAPHAYHIFQQKKDNCIKVVLKP from the coding sequence ATGAAAGCAGTTTGCTGGAACGGTGCTAATGATGTGCGGGTACAGTCGGTACCAGATCCGACAATTCTTAACCCGCGTGATGCGATTATTAAAATTACTTCCACGGCGATTTGTGGCTCTGATCTACATATATATGGCGGCTATATTCCCACAGTGCAACAGGGTGACATTATCGGTCACGAATTCATGGGGGAAGTCGTGGAAGTTGGTAAGGGAGTCAACAATTTAAAAATAGGCGATCGCGTTGTTGTTCCTTCCACAATTGGTTGTGGTAATTGCAATTATTGCCAGCGTGATATGTGGTCGTTGTGCGATAATTCCAATCCCAAAGGTTGGATTCAAGAAAAATTGTTTGGCAATATCACCTCAGCAATTTATGGTTACTCCCACATGTTAGGTGGTTATGCAGGGGCACAAGCAGAATATATCCGTGTACCCTTTGCTGATGTGGGTGTCGTCAAAGTTCCGCCAGATTTGCCGGATGAGATGTTACTATTCATCTCCGATGCCATCCCCACAGGTTATATGGGCGCAGAATTATGCGATATTCAACCGGGTGATACTGTAGCCGTTTGGGGTTGCGGTGCTGTTGGACAATTTGCCATGATTAGCGCCTACATGATGGGAGCCGAAAAAGTGATCGGGATCGATCGCTTTCCCGAACGCCTGGAAATGGCGAAAAAGTTTGCCAAAGCAGAAGTGATTAACTACGAAGAAGTTAATGCTGGCGAAGCGTTGAAAGAGATGACTGGTGGGCGTGGCCCCGATGCTTGCATCGATGCTGTTGGTTTAGAAGCACACGGCGTTGGTTTAGAAGACTTCTACGACCAGACAAAACAAAAGCTCAGATTGGAAACCGACCGTCCCCACGTTCTGCGGGAAATGATGGTCGCCTGTCGTAAAGGCGGGACTCTTTCAATCATGGGTGTTTATGGTGGTTTTGTAGACAAAATCCCCTTGGGTGCAGCCTTTAATAAGGGTTTAACCTTTAGGATGGGACAAATGCATGGACAAAAATATATGCATTCGTTATTGCAGATGATTTTGGATGGAAAACTTGATCCATCCTTCGTTGTCACCCATCAATTGCCTTTAGAACAAGCACCCCACGCCTATCACATCTTTCAACAAAAAAAGGATAACTGCATCAAAGTTGTTCTTAAACCCTGA
- a CDS encoding orange carotenoid protein N-terminal domain-containing protein yields MTSTNVNFLEQSVSKFQSLDTDDRLTVLALLYTEISDEIPAIALNDVPNEKTANLVAQIQNLPQQEQVSALRQLLHQDKVGETAIPTEEYASMNADDKLAFWYQLAQNLGTTIIGIPDDYIPSEKATEVVDLLHTPNIEDLVNFFKRVL; encoded by the coding sequence ATGACTTCTACAAACGTCAACTTTTTAGAACAAAGTGTATCAAAATTTCAGAGTTTGGATACAGACGATCGCCTGACTGTGCTAGCTTTACTTTACACTGAAATTTCTGATGAAATTCCAGCGATCGCTCTCAATGATGTGCCAAACGAAAAAACTGCGAATTTAGTTGCACAAATTCAAAACCTGCCACAGCAGGAACAGGTTTCTGCTTTGCGTCAGTTGCTCCACCAAGATAAAGTAGGGGAAACAGCAATTCCTACTGAAGAGTATGCTTCAATGAACGCTGATGATAAATTGGCTTTTTGGTATCAATTAGCCCAAAACTTGGGAACTACAATCATCGGTATACCAGATGACTATATACCTTCTGAAAAAGCTACAGAAGTAGTAGATTTACTTCACACACCGAACATTGAGGATTTAGTGAATTTCTTCAAGCGGGTGCTGTAA
- a CDS encoding DJ-1/PfpI/YhbO family deglycase/protease, which yields MTEHNNHSGKKKVAILIEHAVEDAEFTVPYNGLKQAGMEVVVLGSRMNEKYKGKRGKLSIQADGTTTEAIAAEFDAVIIPGGMAPDQMRRNINTVRFVQEAIQQGKLVAAVCHGPQVLIEGDLLKGKQATGFVAIAKDMINAGAKYLDEPVVVDGNLITSREPGDLPIFTTAILSRLGYGGKEAALPNEKDTSAEWWKLADAWGGSTKGEITKGLNNALAGERYSLEAFENYLQKESDNEVNSVFQEIIANKQRHIKKLETYLQLLGEKPSLGANIANQYAKVKTAMTGSDDIYQLRSALGDVQTGIGDIGNLSAMFTDPVATAIFKEIYHDLLKYEQRLAQLYRARIGGQIQPPKPTTGAAVSM from the coding sequence ATGACTGAGCATAACAATCATTCCGGTAAGAAAAAAGTTGCCATTCTCATTGAACATGCAGTAGAGGATGCTGAATTTACAGTTCCTTATAATGGACTAAAACAAGCAGGAATGGAGGTAGTAGTCCTCGGTTCCCGAATGAATGAAAAATATAAGGGTAAACGCGGCAAACTTAGCATCCAAGCTGATGGTACTACCACAGAAGCGATCGCAGCCGAATTTGACGCGGTGATCATTCCCGGTGGGATGGCTCCCGATCAAATGCGGCGGAACATCAACACAGTACGTTTTGTCCAAGAAGCTATACAACAAGGAAAATTAGTCGCTGCTGTTTGTCATGGCCCACAAGTTTTGATTGAAGGCGACTTGCTCAAAGGTAAACAAGCCACTGGTTTTGTCGCTATTGCCAAGGACATGATTAACGCTGGCGCAAAATATCTAGATGAGCCAGTGGTAGTTGACGGAAATTTGATTACATCTCGTGAACCTGGAGACTTGCCAATTTTTACCACAGCTATTTTGAGCCGTTTGGGTTATGGTGGCAAAGAAGCTGCATTACCAAATGAAAAAGACACAAGTGCTGAATGGTGGAAGCTGGCTGATGCTTGGGGTGGCTCAACTAAAGGTGAGATCACCAAAGGTTTAAATAATGCTCTTGCTGGTGAACGTTATTCGCTAGAAGCATTTGAAAACTACTTGCAAAAGGAATCAGATAACGAAGTTAACTCAGTCTTTCAAGAAATAATTGCTAATAAACAGCGCCACATTAAAAAACTGGAAACTTATCTTCAGCTTTTGGGCGAAAAACCCTCTTTAGGCGCAAATATTGCCAATCAGTATGCCAAAGTCAAAACTGCTATGACCGGAAGTGATGATATATATCAGTTACGTTCTGCTTTAGGTGATGTGCAAACTGGTATCGGCGATATTGGCAATTTGTCTGCAATGTTCACTGACCCAGTAGCAACTGCTATTTTCAAAGAAATTTACCACGATTTATTGAAATACGAACAGCGATTGGCACAGTTGTATCGGGCGCGGATAGGCGGTCAGATTCAGCCTCCTAAACCGACTACAGGGGCTGCTGTATCAATGTAA
- a CDS encoding orange carotenoid protein N-terminal domain-containing protein: protein MTFTQTSDPTIREHVQAWQQLDVDQQLALFWFIYKEMGKSITPAAPGASTVSPEIAEGLFNQVKELSHEQQLQVQRDLINKVDTQISREYGSLGDTTKLLFWYRLSQGMDTGTIIPVPSDYELPSESQQLLGRIQGLEFEQQITLFRDYVSPLGAEAKPGAEI from the coding sequence ATGACATTTACACAAACTAGCGATCCAACTATTCGTGAACATGTTCAAGCTTGGCAACAGTTGGATGTGGATCAACAACTGGCTTTGTTTTGGTTCATTTACAAAGAAATGGGTAAGTCTATTACACCAGCCGCTCCTGGTGCTAGCACTGTTTCCCCAGAAATCGCTGAAGGTTTGTTTAATCAAGTTAAGGAATTATCTCACGAACAACAATTACAAGTTCAGCGTGACTTGATTAATAAAGTAGATACCCAAATTTCTCGTGAATATGGTTCTTTGGGTGATACCACTAAGCTACTATTTTGGTATAGATTATCTCAAGGTATGGATACTGGTACTATTATTCCTGTACCTTCTGACTATGAACTTCCCTCAGAATCTCAACAGTTGCTTGGCAGAATTCAAGGATTAGAGTTTGAGCAACAGATTACTCTTTTCCGTGATTATGTTTCGCCACTGGGCGCTGAAGCAAAACCAGGTGCTGAAATTTAG
- the shc gene encoding squalene--hopene cyclase translates to MQTQDRVKVNQVATAIAASQQYLLSIQNPVGYWWAELESNVTITAEVVLLHKIWGTDQGRPLHKVEAYLRQEQRQHGGWELYYGDGGELSTSVEAYMALRLLGVPANDPAMIRAQAFILQRGGISKTRIFTKLHLALIGCYNWRGIPSLPPWIMLLPKAFPVNIYEMSSWARSSTVPLLIVCDRKPIFITDPTINLDELYAEGVDQVRWELPQAGDWTDLFLTLDQGFKLAESLNLVPFREEGMKAAEKWILERQEATGDWGGIIPAMLNSMLALRCLNYDRSDPIVERGLQAIDNFTIETEDSYRVQPCVSPVWDTAWAMRALVESGFAPDHPVVVQAGEWLLQKQILDYGDWAVKNRQGKPGAWAFEFDNRFYPDVDDSAVVVMALHLAKLPNEEIKQAAIARALNWIASMQCKPGGWAAFDLDNDQDWLNSIPYGDLKAMIDPNTADVTARVVEMLGACDLSIDSDNLERSLTYLLREQEIEGCWFGRWGVNYIYGTSGVLSALALIYPQKHKLSIERGAAWLVGCQNSDGGWGETCRSYDDPSLKGKGNSTASQTAWALIGLLAAGEATGKLALEVIERGITYLVATQQPDGTWFEADFTGTGFPCHFYLKYHLYQQYFPLIALGRYQALIQKG, encoded by the coding sequence ATGCAGACACAAGACAGGGTAAAAGTCAATCAAGTCGCAACAGCGATCGCAGCCAGTCAACAATATTTGCTTTCGATTCAAAATCCCGTCGGTTACTGGTGGGCAGAGTTAGAATCTAATGTCACCATCACTGCTGAAGTTGTCCTTTTGCATAAAATTTGGGGAACAGACCAAGGCAGACCTTTACACAAAGTTGAAGCCTACCTGCGTCAAGAGCAACGGCAGCATGGCGGCTGGGAACTTTACTATGGTGATGGCGGAGAACTTAGCACCTCGGTTGAAGCCTACATGGCGCTAAGGCTGCTAGGTGTACCAGCAAACGATCCGGCAATGATTCGGGCGCAAGCCTTTATTCTCCAACGGGGTGGTATTAGCAAAACTCGGATTTTTACCAAGTTGCACTTAGCCTTGATTGGCTGCTACAACTGGCGCGGTATTCCCTCGCTACCGCCTTGGATAATGTTGTTGCCAAAAGCTTTTCCAGTTAATATCTACGAAATGTCTAGCTGGGCACGTTCTAGTACTGTGCCGTTGCTGATTGTATGCGATCGCAAACCTATTTTTATCACCGATCCAACTATCAACCTAGATGAACTGTACGCTGAAGGCGTTGATCAAGTCCGGTGGGAATTACCCCAAGCTGGCGATTGGACAGATTTATTCCTCACCCTTGATCAGGGGTTCAAGTTGGCAGAAAGTCTGAATTTAGTTCCCTTTCGTGAAGAAGGCATGAAAGCCGCCGAAAAATGGATTTTAGAGCGCCAAGAAGCTACAGGTGACTGGGGTGGGATTATTCCGGCGATGTTGAATTCAATGCTGGCTTTGCGGTGTCTGAATTATGACCGAAGCGATCCTATTGTAGAACGAGGTTTGCAAGCAATTGATAACTTTACCATTGAAACAGAGGATAGCTACCGAGTTCAACCTTGTGTTTCACCCGTCTGGGATACAGCTTGGGCGATGCGTGCCTTAGTAGAATCTGGCTTTGCACCAGATCATCCCGTCGTGGTGCAAGCTGGAGAATGGTTGTTGCAAAAACAAATTTTAGACTACGGAGATTGGGCTGTAAAAAATCGTCAGGGAAAACCAGGAGCTTGGGCGTTTGAGTTTGACAATCGGTTTTATCCTGATGTAGACGATTCGGCTGTGGTGGTGATGGCTTTACATTTGGCGAAACTCCCTAATGAAGAAATCAAGCAGGCTGCGATCGCTCGTGCGTTAAATTGGATTGCATCTATGCAATGTAAACCAGGTGGGTGGGCTGCTTTTGATTTAGATAATGATCAAGATTGGCTTAACTCCATCCCTTATGGCGACTTGAAAGCGATGATCGATCCAAATACCGCAGATGTTACGGCTAGAGTCGTAGAAATGCTGGGTGCTTGTGATTTGTCAATTGATAGTGATAATTTAGAGCGATCGCTTACTTATCTTTTGCGCGAACAAGAAATCGAAGGCTGTTGGTTTGGTCGTTGGGGTGTCAACTATATCTACGGTACCAGTGGCGTTTTATCAGCCTTGGCTTTGATTTACCCTCAAAAGCATAAACTCAGTATAGAAAGAGGAGCAGCTTGGTTAGTCGGATGTCAAAATTCAGATGGTGGTTGGGGTGAGACTTGCCGCAGTTACGACGACCCCAGTCTCAAAGGAAAAGGAAATAGTACTGCATCTCAAACTGCTTGGGCTTTAATTGGCCTCTTAGCAGCAGGTGAAGCAACTGGTAAATTAGCTCTTGAAGTCATTGAGCGAGGAATTACCTATCTCGTGGCAACTCAACAACCCGATGGTACTTGGTTTGAGGCTGACTTTACAGGTACTGGCTTTCCTTGTCATTTTTATCTCAAGTATCATCTGTATCAACAGTATTTTCCTTTAATTGCGCTAGGTCGCTATCAAGCACTGATTCAAAAAGGTTAA
- a CDS encoding DUF2267 domain-containing protein produces the protein MEYDEFITHVQSLTQSDSREEAERATRATLETLKERIAAHEAEELAANLPQQLGDYLRGKQGDSGGSFNLQEFIARASQKEDIEPTTVAIHVRAVFTVLQNAISPEVFAALHSHFSHHYEEMFGT, from the coding sequence GTGGAATACGATGAGTTCATTACACATGTACAAAGCCTTACCCAATCAGATTCTCGTGAAGAGGCAGAACGTGCTACCCGTGCCACATTAGAAACCCTTAAAGAACGGATAGCTGCTCATGAAGCAGAGGAACTAGCTGCAAATTTACCCCAACAACTAGGAGATTATTTGCGAGGAAAACAAGGAGATAGTGGTGGCTCTTTCAACTTACAAGAGTTTATTGCTCGTGCAAGTCAAAAAGAAGATATAGAACCAACCACTGTGGCAATTCATGTTCGGGCTGTATTTACTGTGTTGCAAAATGCCATCAGTCCAGAAGTATTTGCTGCCTTGCACTCCCATTTTTCTCACCATTACGAAGAAATGTTTGGGACTTGA
- a CDS encoding DUF6335 family protein, translating to MAEKNHNDEIETNDLPQEITESYGTGVKDLPGYNIGGRSMRAERQEYTETSPELTGGDVDAYWQDADAVGDEAVGGSTSTPDQNVTEELEAAVGLEMDDFAFLRTNDILEERDDSRWELDPKSSEDYQERRE from the coding sequence ATGGCAGAAAAAAATCATAATGACGAAATTGAAACCAATGATTTGCCACAGGAAATTACCGAATCCTATGGTACTGGTGTAAAAGACTTACCGGGATACAATATTGGTGGGCGCTCAATGAGAGCAGAAAGACAGGAATATACAGAAACTAGTCCTGAACTCACTGGTGGAGATGTTGATGCTTATTGGCAAGATGCAGATGCAGTTGGGGATGAAGCAGTTGGTGGTAGTACTTCCACTCCCGATCAAAATGTAACTGAGGAGCTAGAAGCAGCAGTAGGGCTAGAAATGGATGATTTTGCGTTTCTGCGTACTAACGATATTTTAGAGGAACGTGACGATTCTCGCTGGGAGTTAGATCCGAAATCTTCTGAAGATTATCAAGAGCGGCGAGAATAA
- a CDS encoding glycosyltransferase, with protein MGVIVLGLMLLSLTIWLGLLCFWGQFWRTDQQLEVTETQLESLPVVCAVVPARNEAELLPTTLRSLLLQDYPGSFNVFLVDDRSTDQTANFAEGVAHAVGKPQQLHIISGESLPSGWSGKLWAVEQGIKSASKFAPDYFLLTDADIEHDPGNLRRLVAKAVQEDLDLISVMVRLRCESFWEKLLIPGFVFFFQKLYPFRWVNNPNNPTAAAAGGSILIAREALERIGGIQVIRQALIDDCALAQAVKKSRKDKENTPCPMPNQGRIWLGLSSLTRSLRPYDSLATIWDMVARTAYTQLNYSPLLLLGTLVGMPLIYLVPPMCVIIGAVWGNWAIALTGLLGWLLMSLAYYPTIRFYKCSPWLAFSLPAIAFLYTLMTLDSALRHWQGRGGAWKGRVYPNPDNL; from the coding sequence ATGGGTGTAATTGTATTAGGATTGATGCTGTTATCCTTGACAATTTGGTTAGGATTACTGTGTTTTTGGGGACAGTTTTGGCGGACAGACCAGCAATTAGAGGTTACAGAAACTCAGCTAGAATCATTACCTGTGGTTTGTGCCGTGGTTCCAGCCCGTAACGAAGCCGAATTGCTACCAACTACACTGCGATCGCTCCTACTCCAAGACTATCCTGGATCTTTCAACGTGTTTTTAGTAGATGATCGCAGCACAGACCAAACAGCAAATTTTGCCGAAGGAGTTGCACACGCTGTAGGTAAACCCCAGCAATTGCATATTATCTCAGGTGAATCACTGCCTTCTGGTTGGTCAGGCAAACTTTGGGCAGTTGAGCAAGGTATAAAGAGTGCTAGTAAATTTGCACCTGACTATTTTTTACTGACCGACGCAGATATCGAACACGATCCGGGTAATCTCCGCCGACTCGTTGCTAAAGCTGTGCAGGAAGATTTAGACCTAATTTCGGTAATGGTACGGCTCAGGTGTGAAAGCTTTTGGGAAAAACTTTTGATTCCAGGTTTCGTCTTTTTCTTCCAAAAACTTTATCCCTTTCGCTGGGTAAATAATCCCAACAATCCCACAGCCGCAGCCGCAGGGGGATCTATTCTGATCGCCCGTGAAGCTTTAGAGCGAATTGGTGGTATTCAAGTGATTCGCCAAGCTTTAATTGATGATTGCGCCCTAGCTCAGGCTGTTAAGAAAAGCAGAAAAGACAAGGAAAATACCCCATGCCCCATGCCCAATCAAGGCCGTATCTGGCTAGGATTGAGTAGCTTGACTCGCAGTTTACGTCCTTATGACTCGCTGGCGACGATTTGGGATATGGTTGCTCGTACTGCTTATACCCAACTGAATTATTCTCCATTACTACTATTGGGAACTTTAGTAGGAATGCCTCTGATTTATCTAGTTCCACCGATGTGTGTAATTATAGGTGCAGTTTGGGGCAATTGGGCGATTGCACTTACGGGTTTATTAGGATGGTTGTTAATGTCGTTAGCTTACTACCCGACGATCCGCTTTTATAAATGTTCTCCTTGGTTAGCATTTAGTTTACCTGCGATCGCTTTTCTCTATACCCTGATGACTCTAGACTCAGCACTACGTCATTGGCAAGGGCGCGGCGGCGCTTGGAAAGGAAGAGTTTATCCCAATCCAGATAATTTATAG
- a CDS encoding beta strand repeat-containing protein produces MANSSFNLSDLNGNNGFAINGFGGSSGYSVSNAGDINNDGVDDLIISAPLANRNDIIFAGESYVVFGGANVGSSGVFNLSDLNGTNGFTITGFGGDSGRSVSNAGDINNDGIDDLIIGAPFAFRNGISQVGESYVVFGGTNVASSGALNLSDLNGANGFTITGISEIDTIGNSVSNAGDINNDGIDDLIIGGFGKSYVVFGRTNVGSGGSLNPSSLDGTNGFVINIVGNNKFSLSVRNAGDINNDGIDDLILGAYEADPNGKENAGQSYVIFGGKNVGSGGTFNLSNLNSTNGFAINGIAAGNESGFRVSNGGDINNDGIDDLIIGAFRAPANGVNQAGQTYVLFGGTNVGTSGTFNLSDLNGTNGFAINGIIENSFSSSSVSNAGDVNADGIDDLIIGASDRNQTYVVFGGRNVGKSGSLNLSDLNGTNGFTIPGGGAIGLSVSSAGDINNDGVDDLIIGAPFASANGISGAGQSYVLFGGPNIGVGTLKLTGTPGADTLVGTASNNIIDGLAGNDTLTGGGGQDKFVIRRGDGNDIITDFGGVGKATNPSAAVIAKVDTLQFTGSGLTVRNLLLTQKGKILEVTFENVANTKVTLQNFQLENLHNLKASGTRPAIGNILFDGQTSITDSFDVFDANSTQTSLFNKNTVTFLNDLSNNITGFNDSNDVINGQGGNDKIDGLSGNDLLRGGAGNDTLIGGAGNDTLVSGAGTDRFLYNTNAPFASAAVGQDAIADFKHSQGDKIILDKTTFSAITSAAGTGFSNASDFKITSSAATSKAKIVYDAVSGNLFYNQNDSAAGFGNGGLFATLSGAPTLIGSDFIIQA; encoded by the coding sequence ATGGCTAATTCATCATTTAATCTCTCTGACTTAAATGGCAATAACGGCTTTGCTATAAACGGCTTTGGTGGCAGCTCAGGCTACAGCGTCAGCAATGCAGGGGACATCAACAATGATGGCGTTGACGACTTGATTATTAGCGCACCTCTTGCCAACCGCAATGACATCATTTTCGCTGGGGAAAGCTATGTGGTATTTGGGGGAGCGAATGTCGGCAGTAGCGGCGTGTTCAATCTCTCTGACTTGAATGGCACTAATGGCTTTACTATCACCGGCTTTGGTGGCGACTCAGGCAGGTCAGTCAGCAATGCAGGGGATATCAACAACGATGGTATTGACGACCTGATTATTGGCGCACCTTTTGCCTTTCGCAACGGCATCTCTCAAGTTGGGGAAAGCTATGTGGTGTTTGGGGGGACGAATGTTGCCAGTAGCGGCGCCCTCAACCTCTCTGACTTGAATGGCGCTAATGGCTTTACCATCACCGGCATTAGTGAAATAGACACCATAGGCAACTCAGTTAGCAATGCGGGAGACATTAACAACGATGGTATTGACGACTTAATTATTGGGGGATTTGGGAAAAGCTATGTGGTGTTTGGGAGGACGAATGTGGGCAGTGGTGGCAGCCTCAACCCTTCATCCCTGGATGGCACTAATGGCTTTGTCATTAATATTGTGGGTAACAACAAATTCAGTCTCTCAGTCAGGAATGCGGGGGATATTAACAATGATGGCATTGACGACCTGATTCTTGGAGCGTATGAAGCCGACCCTAACGGCAAGGAGAATGCTGGGCAAAGCTATGTGATATTTGGGGGGAAAAATGTCGGCAGTGGCGGCACTTTTAACCTCTCTAACTTAAATAGTACTAATGGCTTTGCTATTAACGGTATTGCAGCAGGTAACGAATCAGGCTTTAGAGTCAGCAATGGGGGGGACATTAACAACGATGGCATTGATGATCTGATTATTGGGGCATTTCGTGCCCCCGCCAACGGCGTCAATCAAGCTGGGCAAACCTATGTGCTATTTGGGGGAACGAATGTCGGCACTAGCGGCACTTTTAACCTCTCTGACTTGAATGGGACTAATGGCTTTGCCATTAACGGTATTATTGAGAATAGCTTCTCAAGCTCCTCAGTCAGCAATGCAGGAGATGTTAACGCTGATGGTATTGACGACCTGATTATTGGTGCATCTGATCGTAACCAAACCTATGTGGTCTTTGGGGGAAGGAATGTCGGCAAAAGTGGCAGCCTCAACCTCTCTGACTTGAATGGGACTAATGGCTTCACTATTCCTGGGGGTGGCGCAATAGGTCTTTCTGTTAGTTCTGCGGGTGACATCAACAACGATGGCGTTGACGATTTGATTATAGGCGCACCTTTTGCCTCAGCCAACGGCATCTCTGGCGCTGGGCAAAGCTATGTGTTGTTTGGGGGGCCAAATATCGGGGTCGGTACTCTTAAGCTGACGGGAACTCCTGGTGCAGATACTCTTGTAGGCACAGCTAGCAATAACATCATCGATGGTTTAGCTGGTAACGATACCCTAACAGGCGGTGGTGGTCAAGATAAGTTTGTGATTCGCCGAGGCGATGGCAATGACATCATCACTGATTTTGGCGGTGTAGGTAAAGCCACAAATCCATCGGCGGCTGTGATTGCGAAAGTAGACACTTTGCAATTTACAGGGAGTGGCTTAACTGTCCGAAATCTGCTATTGACTCAAAAAGGCAAGATTCTAGAAGTTACCTTTGAAAATGTGGCTAATACCAAAGTCACTCTGCAAAACTTTCAGTTGGAAAACTTGCATAATTTGAAAGCTTCTGGAACAAGACCAGCGATTGGCAATATCCTTTTTGATGGGCAAACTAGCATCACCGACAGTTTTGATGTTTTTGATGCCAATTCCACTCAAACTAGCCTGTTCAACAAGAACACGGTGACATTCCTCAATGACCTATCCAACAACATTACGGGTTTTAACGACTCCAATGATGTGATTAATGGGCAGGGGGGTAATGACAAAATCGACGGCTTGAGTGGCAACGACCTGCTGCGGGGTGGCGCAGGTAATGATACTCTCATTGGTGGTGCAGGCAATGATACCCTTGTTAGTGGTGCGGGTACTGACAGATTTTTATACAATACCAATGCTCCCTTTGCCAGTGCTGCTGTTGGTCAAGATGCGATCGCTGATTTTAAACACTCCCAAGGTGATAAAATTATCCTAGATAAGACTACCTTTAGTGCTATTACTTCTGCTGCGGGAACAGGTTTTAGTAATGCCAGCGATTTTAAAATCACTTCTTCAGCAGCGACTAGCAAGGCGAAAATTGTGTATGACGCTGTGAGTGGAAATTTGTTCTATAACCAAAATGACAGCGCGGCTGGTTTTGGCAACGGTGGTCTATTTGCAACTCTGAGTGGTGCGCCGACTTTGATAGGTTCAGACTTCATCATCCAAGCGTAG